A segment of the Stigmatopora nigra isolate UIUO_SnigA chromosome 15, RoL_Snig_1.1, whole genome shotgun sequence genome:
AAGCTCCGGGACGGTGGAGAATGCCAAGAAACGGACCAGGAAAAAATCATTTACCGAGCTGCATTTTGCGTGTGCTCATGTGAGCAAAGGGTGGGTTTGGAGCATAAGTACAGCAATCTTGCATAACATTATGTATGAAAATTGTctgaaattatctttttttttttttagttctgacATAAAATGCTGCCCATTCACCATCAAAGTACGAGTCACACCCGATGGAAGGAAACTCTACATAAAAGATATTAGTCCTGCAAATTGCCACAACCATGAGGTCTCCCAGGTAAGGTCAAAATGGCCATTTCAATGCTATTTATCAATAGGTGGAATTAACAAATCATACAAAACCGGTAGATTTTGAACTATATGAATTTCTATTTACACTATTGGAAAAATAAAGCATGCAaattgaaactaaaaaaaatgatttggttattttctgttttgcaggcCTTTTTGAGCCCTCATGATTCGGAACACGTGGATGGGATTCAGGTCAAAAAGGAAGATTATCCGGACGGAATGGCCGCCAATTTGGCCCACAAAACGCTCAAGCAAAAAAGTAAGTAGGTTAGTTTTATAATTAAATTTACAGTTTTGGATTTAGAAAAGGTAGGCTTGAAAATATAGTTCAGTAATTCTCTGGCACACCACAAGAGGGAGCCCGCGTGGGACTGGTACTTCATTACCATCCTCAGAGAACTCCTTTTAAAAGGTTCATCGATTATTACTGTTTTGAAATTAGCTTAGCAGAGACTGCAACACTCACCCATTTTTCCTTCCAACAGGTGACGACCGACTCTTCTCAGAGGAACCAGAACCGACGTCCACGTGGCCAATGGACGTCTCCACCGACTGCCACAAAAAAGGGGCTTTCCATTACGTCGAGGGGACCGCGCCGTCGCCCGATGACCTCGGAGCCAGTTCCAGCGCCGCCGGACAGAAACACACATGTTCGCGCTGCGACATAGAGTTCCACAACCCCATCACTCTGCTGTTACACCAAAGAGACCACCTACCATACTGGTGCGACGCCTGCAAGGAACAGTTTGAGGACAAGGTGGAGTTCAAGTATCACAGGTGCGACGCCGACCCCAACAAGTGCCGCCTGTGCGGGAAGATCTTGGCCAGCCTCTGGGCGCTGCAGACCCACATGGTGGTCCACACGGGGGAGAAACCCTTCGTGTGCCGTCTATGCGGCCAGAGGTTCACGCAGAAGGGCAGCATGAGGATTCACCACATCCGGAAGCACAACGGTTGCGGCAAAGGCGGGAACAACTTTGACGACAAGTCGCAACTGCTGCCACATATCTTGAAATACAAAAAGAGCGCCATTTAGGGGCCAATTCACAAGTAAGGGGGTTTTGTTTCAGGGTTTTCAGGTCGACAACGTAAGGGTAGGTGTTGTCgtttgtcggccattttgctaCAGGACTGATGGCTGTTTACACCCAAAATTGGTTGCCGGCCCATTGCAAAAGTGGGAGTGACTGATTTAACTTTCACAATAGTCACTTGAGAGTTAAGAAGTTTATTAAATAAACATCCCACAAAAGTACAGACCCCGTGTGCTTTGTTtcctaaataaaaaatgcactttgcATTGAATGCCAGTGAacatttggacactttttttcttaaaacatgGGGTGAaccttaaggtttttttttagggcatGCAAGACGTTCACTTTATTCGGCAAACACATCAAGCAAAATAAGTACACaggaattttcaaaataaagcgtCCAAACAAACTTTCCATTTGCACAAAGGCAATTGTGCTTTTAAAACAAGTTTCTTgaccttaattttttttccatttttttttacaggtgcgTCTCAGTAAGCTGGAATAATACTTTTCATTGCCTGCTGCCAACCTTTCCAGTCAAGCCGGATTGGACGGAAACCCCCCGTCAAGGGCAGGGAATGAGTTTTGAAAGAGAAGAAAACTACATTTATTGCCGTAATGAGGTAGTTGTAGGTGTCACTGTGCACAAACAACGGCACAAAgatatttttctgtctttttccagGCAAAAGTGTCCACTCTGCGCCTTGAAGGAGGTATTTCAAACGATGCGTAGCATGCGATGCTAATGAGGTCAGCGTTTTCAATGAGGTAATTACACAAAGTGccagaaaacacacaaacaaacaaaaatctatCCACCGCCATTTCTTCTATATGTGGAATTTTTCCTCATGCATTCCAAGAGCAAttgaataaaacaacaataagaaAATGGCTTCAAAATTGCGTGTTTAGTACAAACGAGTATTAGGGAAATAATGgataaatattagattttttttttagttttataagATCTTAAATGTAGGACATTTGCTCTAAATTTAGTTGTCATAATACTGCATTTTATGGTTGGTAATATTTTGGAAGGAAAAGGATAACTCTGAAATGTATGACCTCATTTTGGTATtgtggaaaaaatgacaaataaaataaaataacacattaGTCATGGATATTTGGGGTCATTAATAAGAGCATATAATTGTAGTTGGCTATTTTAATACTGTCAACTTGGGTGATTTATGATTATGAATGGGTAATTAAGTTATATTAGTTGTAGTTTAGTGAGTATAGGATTTACATCCAATCCACCATTTTACATTTTGGCcacttttttgaattatttgtccaaaaatgttCAAACAGTGCTCGTATGTAAAAGCATTTCCCAGGTTGAAGTCTTGTAAATCATAATATTCCACTGCTACCTTGTGGCCAGTTCCATTTTCTATCCACAAGATGTCACcacactgatttttttcctctcaggcgatattatttctgaaacatttgGACACTCCAAAGTTCTTTGCTTCAAGAATCTCCCCTCCCTCCAATTCAGATGCTCTTGACATGGTTAAACACTGATGATGGTTTAAGCCGTACTTGTACGCGTAACATTTCCCACATTCCACACAGCTGTAGGGTTTCTCACCCGTGTGCGTCCGGAAATGAATGTTGAGGGAACTTTTCTGCGAGAAACTACGTCCACAATTGGGGCAGCTGTAAGGTTTCTCCCCAGAGTGTACACGCTGGTGCAGTTTGAGGTAAGTCTTCTGGGCAAAGCATTTGCCACACACAGTGCAGCTGAATGGTTTCTCACCCGAGTGCCGTCTCACATGCACTTTCAAACTGCTCAGGTAATTGAATACTTTGCCGCAGAAAAGACACTGGAAGTGTTTGGTGGGACGGATGCTCTTTACCGGGACCGTTGACGGCTCCCTGCCAACGCCGACGCCCTGGAGGAGACCGCCAAAGTCGCCGTAGTCGCCACCCACGCCGGCGGACATGCCCCCGGCGTCCAGCAGTGTGCTCAGAGTGGCGTCCTCAATCAGCTTGTCCATGATGTTGGGTTGTCCACGGTGGGATTGGACGTCCGACATCAACGGGAAGCTGGTCAGGTCCCCCGATTGGAGCTGGAGGTCGTCCACGGAGCCGGGGAGGTGGACATCCGCCGGCGCGACGTCAACTGAGGTTTGTAAAATAATGGAAGTTACCATCTTGGAATTGAGTCAACGCAATCTGAGTGTTTACCTTTCCCGTTTTCTGTCATCCTCATCCTGTGGCTCAGTGGATGCTCCTCGTAAGCTTCCTCCTTGACAAAGATGAGCTCGGGTTCCGCCTCCATGATGTCCAGGACCTGATAACATTTCAGCTGGTGAGTGCAGGGGAAGTTGTTGGCTCGAGGTGGAAAGGTGGGACCGACCTGCGTTGCCATTGTGGACATGGCCAAGGTTTCTGGTGCAGCTTTCCTTTGTGCTGACGTTCTTTTGTCTTCCCTCCACAGATCCATGCACCAATCCTTGCCGAATACGCCGTCGATGGCGAGCGCCGACGACTGCGGATGTTGATGCTGGTGATGTTCTGGAAGGAGACATCATCATGTGCTTCAGGTCTTGTTTATATTAATTGGATTTCAATTAATTAAATATGGTGATATTATGAAAAAATACTTCAGAGGAACAATATGCACCTggggtcgtttttttttactttgagtaACTATTTGAACATAGTTTTTAACGTCTATACTGGCAATATAGTATTTTATGGTAATGcccatttgtatatatatatatatatatatttttttttttttataccgtcGTATTGAAATGCaatcaaatgcatttatttaaagTCAAGTTTGGATCTACTGTTTGGTTCAATTAGCCACTAAAATCTTAAAcgagaagaaaaatattaattatttacgCAATTACTGTGATTAAATTTGCATCCAAATGCTTTAACATCGTGTTCATCGAAAATATGTTAATTCTCAATTGTAAACAAAGTGTCTGTGTTAAATGGTGAAATTTTCACAAGCTGGGATGTGTAATTTGTTCCAGGCAAGGGCGACCTACCGGCTTTCTGTGCATCTTGACCTTCGGGGTGTCTCCGGCCGACGCTGTGGACGTGTCCGGGGTAGTAGTGCGCCTCCCGGGCGGCCCTGAGTTGGACCTCCAGGGAGTAACACCTCTTTTTCAAGGCCTCGTTCTCGCTTTTGTGCAGGGAGATCTCGCCCAGCAGGACAGAGGAGCACTCGTCCGCCAGGTTCCCGATCTCCATCAGGGCCGTTTTGGTCAGTTTC
Coding sequences within it:
- the LOC144208070 gene encoding uncharacterized protein LOC144208070, encoding MSGHISLHSKLSSILKTLAESAMAELSNAVDEDTVELRLELTRLQTLNLALKEKVDTLECELTVARNDVPPVPRSHRTVAIQTGDDHDIHESKSPVIEGVFGKDWCLNLWNDRSHTSDRMDDQSLDKGMDVPVDLHALSQSSTPELEKGAEFCSFESFKEAIENWQRSNFVELYNRSSGTVENAKKRTRKKSFTELHFACAHVSKGSDIKCCPFTIKVRVTPDGRKLYIKDISPANCHNHEVSQAFLSPHDSEHVDGIQVKKEDYPDGMAANLAHKTLKQKKGARVGLVLHYHPQRTPFKRFIDYYCFEISLAETATLTHFSFQQVTTDSSQRNQNRRPRGQWTSPPTATKKGLSITSRGPRRRPMTSEPVPAPPDRNTHVRAAT